A DNA window from Stutzerimonas stutzeri contains the following coding sequences:
- the rpmF gene encoding 50S ribosomal protein L32 — translation MAVQQNKKSRSARDMRRSHDALEPNALSVEKSTGEVHLRHHVSPDGFYRGRKVIDKGADE, via the coding sequence ATGGCTGTTCAGCAGAACAAAAAATCCCGTTCCGCCCGTGACATGCGTCGTTCGCATGACGCTCTCGAGCCGAACGCTCTATCCGTGGAAAAGAGCACCGGTGAAGTTCACCTGCGTCACCACGTTTCCCCGGATGGTTTCTACCGTGGTCGCAAGGTGATCGACAAAGGCGCTGACGAGTAA
- a CDS encoding HAD-IA family hydrolase, with amino-acid sequence MSNYQVLIFDWDGTLVDSIGRIVESIHVAARNCGLPQIDDGLVKGIIGLALPEAIAVLYPDQATIGLIEDFRHCYSEHYLALETEPSALYPGVAEALSEFRDAGYLLAVATGKGRRGLDRVLAGQGWEDFFDITRCADETASKPDPRMVQEILAHCGARPEQALMVGDSVFDLQMARRAGVDSVAVSYGAQPLHILQRYEPRAAINHFSELRSWLRSVAGTEVNVNVG; translated from the coding sequence GTGAGTAACTATCAGGTCCTTATATTCGACTGGGATGGCACGCTGGTTGACTCGATTGGTCGCATCGTCGAGTCGATACATGTTGCTGCTCGTAATTGTGGCTTGCCGCAAATCGATGACGGCCTGGTCAAGGGCATTATCGGGTTGGCGTTGCCCGAGGCGATCGCCGTGCTGTACCCGGACCAGGCCACTATCGGGCTGATCGAGGATTTCCGTCATTGCTACAGCGAGCATTATCTTGCGTTGGAGACCGAGCCTTCAGCCCTTTATCCGGGCGTAGCTGAAGCGCTGTCAGAGTTTCGCGATGCTGGGTATCTGCTTGCGGTTGCGACTGGCAAAGGGCGGCGAGGCCTAGATCGCGTTTTGGCCGGGCAGGGTTGGGAAGATTTCTTTGATATCACGCGCTGCGCGGATGAGACGGCAAGCAAGCCAGATCCCCGAATGGTTCAAGAGATTCTCGCTCATTGCGGTGCTCGTCCGGAGCAGGCTTTGATGGTTGGCGATTCGGTATTCGACCTGCAAATGGCACGTCGTGCGGGAGTGGATAGTGTGGCTGTCTCCTATGGGGCGCAGCCGCTGCATATCCTGCAGCGCTATGAACCCCGCGCTGCGATTAATCATTTTTCGGAGCTTCGCAGTTGGTTGCGCTCCGTTGCTGGTACTGAGGTGAATGTAAATGTCGGATGA
- the mltG gene encoding endolytic transglycosylase MltG encodes MIRKILVLLLAVVLLATISLGLFAWKQHSALEQPLGVTDEALLLDVRPGDTPSGVFQRLEAEGVLDDAFWLRLYWRLNLSGQSLHSGEYRLTPGMTARDMIGLWKRGEVVQYSLTLVEGWSFRQLRNALLNQPKLQQTLDGLSDAEIMAHIGSPELHPEGRFFPDTYRFTRGTSDADLLRRAYARLEQVLEEEWQQRVEGLPYQDAYQALIMASIIEKETGVPEERGEIAGVFVRRLAQGMLLQTDPTVIYGMGESYKGRITRTDLRTPTPYNTYTNAGLPPTPIAMVGREAIHAALHPADGTSLYFVARGDGSHVFSDTLDQHNRAVREYQLKRRADYRSSPPPPRQAPVNSGSTQ; translated from the coding sequence GTGATCCGTAAAATTCTAGTTCTGCTGCTGGCCGTAGTGCTGTTAGCGACAATCTCACTCGGGCTGTTCGCCTGGAAGCAGCATTCGGCGCTGGAGCAGCCTCTGGGCGTAACTGACGAAGCCCTTCTGCTCGATGTGCGCCCCGGCGATACGCCCAGCGGCGTTTTTCAGCGGCTGGAGGCAGAGGGTGTATTGGACGATGCGTTCTGGCTGCGGCTGTATTGGCGGTTGAATTTGTCGGGGCAGAGCCTGCATAGCGGTGAGTACCGCCTGACGCCGGGCATGACCGCGCGCGACATGATCGGCTTGTGGAAGCGCGGCGAGGTCGTGCAGTACAGCCTGACGCTCGTCGAAGGCTGGAGTTTCCGTCAGCTACGTAACGCGCTGCTGAATCAGCCCAAGCTACAGCAGACATTGGATGGTCTGTCGGATGCCGAGATCATGGCGCACATCGGCTCGCCGGAGCTGCACCCGGAAGGGCGATTCTTCCCCGATACGTATCGATTCACTCGCGGCACGTCCGATGCAGATCTGCTGCGCCGTGCCTATGCGCGACTTGAGCAGGTGCTCGAGGAAGAATGGCAGCAGCGGGTTGAAGGCCTGCCTTATCAGGATGCCTATCAGGCGCTGATCATGGCGTCGATCATCGAGAAGGAAACCGGGGTGCCGGAAGAGCGGGGCGAGATCGCCGGCGTCTTCGTTCGTAGGTTGGCGCAGGGCATGTTGCTGCAGACCGATCCGACCGTGATCTACGGCATGGGCGAGAGCTACAAGGGCCGAATCACTCGCACCGACCTGCGCACGCCGACGCCCTACAATACCTACACCAATGCCGGCTTGCCGCCGACTCCGATCGCCATGGTCGGGCGCGAGGCGATTCACGCCGCATTGCATCCGGCGGACGGCACCAGCCTCTACTTCGTCGCGCGCGGTGATGGCAGCCATGTCTTCAGCGATACGCTCGATCAGCACAACCGGGCGGTGCGCGAGTACCAGCTCAAGCGCCGCGCTGACTATCGTTCCAGCCCGCCGCCGCCGCGGCAGGCGCCGGTCAACAGCGGGAGCACTCAATGA
- the fabG gene encoding 3-oxoacyl-ACP reductase FabG, with product MNLQGKVALVTGASRGIGQAIALELGRQGAIVIGTATTPSGAERIAETLKENGIQGAGLVLDVCDGESVSSTLEHIQQHLGQPAILVNNAGITRDNLMLRMKDDEWSDVINTNLNSLYRLSKGVLRGMTKARWGRIINIGSVVGAMGNAGQVNYAAAKAGLEGFSRALAREVGSRGITVNSVAPGFIDTDMTRELPEAQRDALLGQIPLGRLGQAEEIAKVVAFLASDGAAYVTGATVPVNGGMYMS from the coding sequence ATGAATCTGCAAGGTAAGGTGGCATTGGTAACCGGCGCGAGTCGTGGTATTGGCCAGGCCATTGCCCTTGAACTGGGCCGCCAGGGCGCGATAGTGATCGGTACTGCGACCACTCCATCTGGCGCCGAGCGTATCGCCGAAACCCTGAAAGAGAACGGTATCCAAGGTGCCGGATTGGTGCTCGACGTCTGTGATGGCGAGTCGGTCAGCAGCACTCTGGAGCACATTCAACAGCATCTTGGGCAGCCGGCAATCCTGGTCAACAATGCTGGCATTACCCGCGACAATTTGATGCTGCGCATGAAGGATGACGAGTGGAGCGACGTTATCAATACCAACCTGAACAGCCTGTATCGCCTGTCCAAGGGTGTGCTGCGTGGGATGACCAAGGCTCGTTGGGGACGAATCATCAATATCGGTTCGGTGGTTGGTGCCATGGGCAACGCCGGACAGGTAAACTACGCGGCAGCCAAGGCCGGTCTGGAGGGTTTCAGTCGTGCATTGGCTCGTGAGGTCGGTTCGCGTGGTATCACGGTGAATTCCGTGGCGCCTGGTTTCATCGATACCGATATGACTCGCGAGTTGCCAGAAGCCCAGCGTGATGCGCTCCTGGGGCAAATTCCCCTGGGGCGTCTCGGTCAGGCCGAAGAGATTGCCAAGGTCGTTGCGTTTCTCGCTTCGGACGGCGCTGCCTACGTCACCGGGGCAACTGTTCCGGTGAATGGCGGCATGTACATGAGTTGA
- a CDS encoding S49 family peptidase — protein sequence MSDEWKAPVDESKEDRNSWKLLEKTLLAGVQEQRRARRWGIFFKLLTFVYLFGALALFSPVLQFGKNKGAQESHTAVINVRGMIADEESASADNIVGALRAAFEDASTKGVVLRINSPGGSPVQSGYIYDEILRLRSEYPAVKLYAVITDLGASGAYYIASAADEIYADKSSLVGSIGVTAATFGFVDTMEKLGVERRVYTAGEHKAFLDPFQAEKPEESRFWRGVLATTHRQFIDSVKRGRGDRLQDERHPELFSGLIWSGEQALELGLIDGLGSTSHVAREVIGEPEMVDFTIKESPLDRFTKKLGASVAERLAILVGLQGPALR from the coding sequence ATGTCGGATGAGTGGAAAGCTCCGGTGGATGAATCAAAGGAAGATCGCAACAGTTGGAAGCTGCTGGAGAAAACACTGCTTGCTGGGGTCCAGGAGCAGCGGCGCGCTAGGCGCTGGGGCATATTTTTCAAGCTGCTGACGTTCGTGTACCTGTTCGGTGCATTGGCCTTGTTTTCCCCGGTCTTGCAGTTCGGTAAGAACAAGGGTGCTCAGGAAAGCCATACGGCTGTGATTAATGTGCGCGGCATGATCGCAGATGAAGAGTCTGCGAGTGCCGATAACATCGTGGGAGCCTTGCGCGCTGCCTTCGAGGACGCCAGCACTAAGGGGGTTGTGCTGCGTATCAACAGCCCTGGCGGTAGTCCGGTCCAGTCGGGCTATATCTATGACGAGATCTTGCGTTTGCGTAGCGAGTATCCGGCCGTCAAGCTTTATGCGGTTATCACTGATCTTGGTGCGTCGGGCGCTTACTATATCGCCAGCGCGGCGGACGAAATCTATGCGGATAAATCAAGCCTGGTAGGGTCGATCGGGGTGACAGCGGCAACCTTCGGTTTCGTCGATACCATGGAGAAGTTGGGCGTCGAGCGCCGTGTTTATACCGCTGGGGAGCATAAGGCGTTCCTGGATCCGTTCCAGGCAGAAAAACCCGAGGAAAGCCGGTTCTGGCGCGGAGTGCTTGCCACTACCCATCGGCAGTTCATCGACAGTGTCAAGCGCGGGCGTGGTGATCGTCTTCAGGATGAGCGGCACCCGGAGCTGTTTTCTGGTCTGATCTGGTCCGGGGAGCAAGCTCTGGAGTTGGGGTTGATCGACGGCTTGGGTAGCACTTCCCACGTGGCGCGTGAAGTGATTGGAGAGCCGGAGATGGTTGATTTTACCATCAAGGAATCGCCTCTCGACCGCTTCACCAAGAAGCTGGGTGCGAGCGTTGCTGAGCGGCTGGCGATTCTGGTTGGGTTGCAAGGGCCGGCGCTGCGCTAG
- the fabF gene encoding beta-ketoacyl-ACP synthase II — MSRRRVVVTGMGMLSPLGNDVPSSWQGILAGRSGIGLIEHMDLSAYSTRFGGSVKGFDVEQYLPAKEARKLDLFIQYGLAASFQAVRDSGLEVTDANRERIGVAMGSGIGGLTNIENSCKALIEQGPRRISPFFVPGSIINMVSGFLSIHLGLQGPNYAIATACTTGTHCIGMAARNIAYGEADVMVAGGSEMAASGLGIGGFAAARALSTRNDDPAAASRPWDKDRDGFVLSDGAGALVLEELEHAKARGAHIYAELIGFGMSADAFHMTSPPDDGAGAARCIRNALKDAQLNVDQVQYINAHGTSTPAGDKAEAAAIRSVFGDHAYELSVSSTKSMVGHLLGAAGAVEAIFSVLAIRDQVAPPTINLDEPGEGCDLDFVPHQAKPRAIDVSVSNSFGFGGTNGSLVFRRFAE; from the coding sequence GTGTCGCGTAGACGCGTCGTAGTCACCGGGATGGGCATGCTATCGCCACTGGGTAACGATGTGCCGAGCAGCTGGCAGGGTATTCTCGCCGGCCGCAGTGGTATCGGCCTGATCGAGCACATGGATCTTTCTGCCTACTCCACTCGTTTTGGCGGGTCGGTGAAGGGCTTCGATGTCGAGCAGTATTTGCCGGCAAAGGAAGCGCGCAAGCTCGACCTGTTCATCCAGTACGGCCTCGCCGCGAGCTTTCAGGCCGTGCGTGATTCCGGGCTGGAGGTCACTGACGCCAATCGTGAGCGTATTGGCGTCGCGATGGGCTCCGGTATCGGTGGCTTGACCAACATCGAAAACAGCTGCAAGGCGCTGATTGAACAGGGCCCACGGCGCATTTCGCCTTTTTTCGTGCCAGGCTCCATCATCAATATGGTGTCTGGCTTCCTGTCGATCCACCTTGGATTGCAGGGCCCCAACTATGCCATCGCCACGGCCTGCACCACGGGCACTCATTGCATCGGCATGGCCGCGCGTAACATCGCCTATGGTGAGGCGGATGTGATGGTAGCAGGCGGTTCCGAAATGGCTGCCAGTGGTCTCGGTATTGGTGGCTTCGCGGCGGCGCGGGCATTGTCCACGCGTAACGACGACCCGGCTGCGGCCAGCCGTCCGTGGGACAAGGACCGTGACGGTTTCGTTCTGTCCGACGGTGCCGGTGCGCTGGTACTCGAGGAACTTGAGCACGCCAAGGCTCGCGGCGCGCATATCTATGCTGAGCTGATCGGTTTCGGTATGAGTGCTGATGCGTTCCATATGACGTCGCCACCGGACGATGGTGCCGGCGCGGCGCGCTGCATTCGTAACGCGCTGAAGGACGCTCAGCTGAATGTCGACCAGGTGCAGTACATCAACGCGCACGGGACCTCCACTCCTGCTGGCGACAAGGCCGAGGCGGCTGCTATCCGCAGCGTGTTTGGCGATCATGCCTATGAATTGTCGGTGAGTTCGACCAAGTCCATGGTTGGGCATCTGCTCGGTGCTGCCGGCGCCGTAGAAGCGATCTTTAGCGTTTTGGCCATTCGTGATCAGGTTGCACCGCCGACCATTAACCTGGACGAACCAGGTGAAGGCTGCGATCTCGACTTCGTGCCGCATCAGGCCAAGCCGAGGGCGATCGACGTCTCAGTATCCAACTCCTTCGGGTTCGGTGGCACCAACGGCTCGCTGGTTTTCCGCCGGTTCGCCGAGTGA
- a CDS encoding Maf family protein, giving the protein MRRLLLASSSRYRQELLSRLQLPFDSYAPEIDETPLPNEAAEQLVRRLAEHKARALAARYPDHLIIGSDQAAVLGQHILGKPHTFERAKQQLLAASGNSVRFLTGLALLDSKNDQLKVDCVPFTVHFRALDETQIERYLKIEQPYDCAGSFKAEGLGISLFRATEGEDVTSLVGLPLIRLVDMLLLAGIEIP; this is encoded by the coding sequence ATGCGCCGCCTGCTGCTCGCATCCAGTTCACGTTATCGCCAGGAACTGCTGTCACGCCTGCAACTACCGTTCGATAGCTACGCACCGGAGATTGATGAGACTCCCCTGCCCAACGAGGCCGCAGAACAGCTTGTGCGCCGGCTCGCCGAACACAAGGCAAGAGCGCTGGCCGCACGCTATCCAGATCATCTAATCATTGGGTCGGATCAGGCCGCAGTACTCGGCCAGCATATTCTTGGCAAGCCACACACATTCGAACGAGCCAAGCAGCAACTACTGGCCGCCAGCGGCAACAGCGTCAGATTCCTTACCGGCCTAGCCTTACTCGACAGCAAGAACGACCAACTAAAGGTGGACTGCGTGCCATTCACCGTACATTTCAGAGCACTCGATGAGACGCAGATCGAGCGCTACCTGAAGATCGAACAACCCTACGATTGCGCCGGGAGCTTCAAGGCCGAGGGGTTAGGCATCAGCCTGTTCCGCGCCACCGAAGGTGAAGACGTCACCAGCCTGGTGGGCCTACCACTTATTCGACTGGTGGATATGCTTCTGCTTGCAGGCATCGAAATCCCTTGA
- a CDS encoding YceD family protein, with amino-acid sequence MLKGPIPPHADPRKLADRAATLAGELQLSQLKRLADSLEDDKGAVRASFSFGRDEQRTVVIHSQLDVEVKMICQRCLEPVVLPIHSECDYAVVNEGASSQHLPKGYDVLEVGEDPLDLLALVEDELLLALPIVPLHDPEICQPPVGPDEPEPSEDEVTRSNPFSVLAQLKRDPNV; translated from the coding sequence ATGTTGAAAGGACCGATACCTCCGCACGCTGATCCGCGTAAGCTCGCTGACCGAGCGGCCACCCTTGCTGGTGAGCTGCAATTGTCGCAGCTGAAACGGCTCGCTGATTCTCTTGAAGATGATAAGGGAGCGGTGCGCGCCAGCTTTTCCTTCGGGCGCGACGAGCAGCGTACTGTGGTTATCCATAGTCAGCTCGACGTTGAGGTCAAAATGATTTGCCAGCGTTGTCTGGAGCCGGTTGTTCTGCCGATTCACAGCGAGTGCGATTATGCGGTTGTGAATGAAGGGGCGAGCAGCCAGCACCTGCCCAAAGGGTATGACGTGCTGGAAGTAGGAGAAGATCCTCTGGATCTGCTGGCGCTGGTCGAAGACGAGCTATTGCTCGCTCTGCCGATTGTTCCACTCCATGACCCTGAAATTTGCCAGCCGCCGGTTGGGCCAGATGAGCCTGAACCGAGTGAGGACGAGGTAACGCGGTCCAACCCGTTCAGCGTACTGGCGCAGTTAAAGCGTGACCCAAACGTTTAG
- the plsX gene encoding phosphate acyltransferase PlsX codes for MSAPVIAIDAMGGDFGPHCIVPASLSCLVENPSLHLVLVGQKSLIEQLVAQHPGTDLARLKIVDAPEVIGMDERPAQALRGKPRSSMRVALEEVRDGNVKACVSAGNTGALMALARQVLKTLPGIDRPAMVTALPTQGDPCLLLDLGANVDCPADQLYQFAVMGVVAAESLGRHQPRVALLNVGTEEIKGNQQVKQAAALLQQASGINYRGFIEGDGLYRGEADVVVCDGFVGNILLKSSEGLAGMLVAKVEALFRRSLGARIVGAMALPLLRRLRSELNPAQYNGASFLGLQGIVVKSHGSAGADGFKAAIRRAAQDVEHDLPEQLRRRLGHYLKAIHPADGFDDVTAGGGPPSN; via the coding sequence TTGTCCGCTCCGGTTATCGCGATTGATGCAATGGGTGGGGACTTCGGTCCCCACTGCATTGTTCCGGCCAGTCTTTCCTGTCTGGTTGAAAACCCCTCGTTGCATCTGGTCCTCGTCGGCCAAAAATCTCTAATTGAACAGCTTGTTGCCCAGCACCCCGGGACCGATTTGGCGCGCCTGAAAATCGTCGATGCGCCCGAGGTGATCGGTATGGACGAGCGTCCTGCTCAGGCATTACGTGGCAAGCCGCGCTCATCAATGCGAGTGGCGCTCGAAGAGGTGCGCGACGGTAACGTGAAGGCCTGCGTGAGTGCCGGTAATACCGGGGCGCTCATGGCGTTGGCGCGTCAGGTGTTGAAGACGCTCCCAGGTATTGATCGGCCGGCGATGGTTACCGCGCTACCCACGCAGGGTGATCCTTGCCTATTGCTGGACCTCGGCGCGAACGTCGACTGCCCGGCCGACCAGTTGTATCAGTTTGCTGTGATGGGCGTCGTCGCTGCGGAATCGCTCGGGCGCCATCAGCCTAGGGTCGCGTTGCTGAATGTCGGCACTGAAGAAATCAAAGGTAACCAGCAGGTCAAGCAGGCAGCTGCCCTATTGCAGCAGGCGTCGGGAATCAACTATCGAGGTTTCATCGAAGGGGATGGGCTTTATCGCGGAGAGGCTGATGTCGTCGTATGTGATGGGTTCGTTGGCAACATACTGCTCAAATCTAGCGAAGGGCTGGCCGGTATGCTGGTTGCCAAAGTCGAGGCGCTCTTCAGGCGATCGCTCGGGGCGCGCATCGTTGGCGCTATGGCGTTGCCTCTATTACGTCGGCTGCGCTCGGAGCTCAATCCCGCACAGTACAACGGGGCCAGTTTTCTGGGGCTTCAAGGAATTGTGGTCAAGAGCCATGGTAGTGCAGGCGCGGATGGCTTCAAGGCGGCCATTCGGCGCGCAGCGCAGGACGTCGAGCATGATCTTCCTGAGCAGCTGAGGCGCCGGCTCGGGCATTATCTGAAGGCTATTCATCCGGCCGATGGGTTTGATGATGTGACCGCAGGTGGCGGCCCGCCATCCAACTGA
- the pabC gene encoding aminodeoxychorismate lyase — protein MSWLNGQPCDGLPVHDRGLAYGDGLFETIRVVGGRVRLLERHLRRLEDGCQRLAIPVDTDQLHNELAQFCQALGQGVAKLIVTRGTGQRGYAPPQPCQPQRLLLGSPLPAYPSQHAESGIRIFSCETRLAEQPRLAGIKHLNRLEQVLARAEWHDPAFAEGLMRDISGRVVEGVFSNLFMVVGGELLTASLVRCGVAGVMRAEIMDRASQQGLAVIESDISYTELLQADEVFLCNSLYGIWPVTGLAERVWPVGPLTRKLQVVVADLLSDS, from the coding sequence TTGAGCTGGCTGAACGGGCAGCCCTGTGACGGGTTGCCCGTTCATGATCGCGGCCTGGCTTACGGCGATGGGCTGTTCGAGACGATACGGGTCGTGGGTGGTCGGGTGCGACTGCTTGAGCGCCATCTGCGGCGTTTGGAGGATGGTTGCCAGCGCCTCGCCATTCCGGTTGACACAGATCAGCTGCACAACGAACTGGCGCAGTTCTGTCAGGCGCTGGGGCAAGGTGTCGCCAAACTCATCGTTACCCGCGGTACCGGGCAACGCGGTTATGCACCGCCACAGCCCTGTCAGCCGCAACGGCTGCTTCTGGGTTCACCTCTTCCCGCTTATCCGTCACAGCATGCTGAATCCGGCATTAGGATTTTCTCCTGTGAGACGCGTCTTGCGGAGCAGCCGCGGCTCGCTGGCATCAAACATCTGAACCGGCTGGAACAGGTGCTGGCGCGTGCCGAATGGCATGATCCGGCATTCGCCGAGGGGCTGATGCGCGACATCTCCGGCAGGGTGGTAGAGGGCGTCTTCAGCAATTTGTTTATGGTCGTCGGCGGTGAGCTGCTTACTGCGTCGCTGGTGCGTTGTGGAGTTGCCGGGGTCATGCGTGCGGAGATCATGGACCGCGCATCGCAGCAGGGGCTTGCGGTGATCGAAAGCGATATCAGCTATACCGAGTTGTTGCAGGCTGATGAGGTTTTCCTCTGTAACAGCCTCTATGGTATCTGGCCTGTCACCGGTTTGGCTGAACGTGTCTGGCCCGTCGGTCCGCTGACCCGTAAACTGCAGGTCGTTGTTGCCGACCTGTTGAGTGATTCGTGA
- the acpP gene encoding acyl carrier protein produces MSTIEERVKKIVAEQLGVKEEEVTNSASFVEDLGADSLDTVELVMALEEEFETEIPDEQAEKITTVQEAIDYINAHAQ; encoded by the coding sequence ATGAGCACCATCGAAGAACGCGTCAAGAAAATCGTTGCCGAGCAACTTGGCGTTAAAGAAGAGGAAGTAACCAACAGCGCTTCCTTCGTCGAAGACCTGGGTGCCGACTCTCTTGACACCGTTGAGCTGGTGATGGCTCTGGAAGAGGAATTCGAGACCGAAATCCCGGACGAGCAGGCTGAGAAGATCACCACCGTTCAGGAAGCCATCGATTACATCAATGCGCACGCGCAGTAA
- the rluC gene encoding 23S rRNA pseudouridine(955/2504/2580) synthase RluC, which translates to MTNTPSQTSGVQILEVAPELAGQRIDNFLRNQLKGVPKTLIYRILRKGEVRVNKGRIKPEYKLQAGDLVRVPPLRLAERDEPEPLAQGLLERLEKAIVHEDKVLIVLNKPAGIAVHGGSGLSYGVIEALRQLRPDAKELELVHRLDRDTSGLLMIAKKRSMLRHLHQALRGDGVDKRYMALVRGRWETSKKQVNAPLLKNTLRSGERMVEVTEGGKEALTLFRVLRRFGEFATLVEAKPVTGRTHQIRVHARHAGHSIAGDSKYGDEEFTREIRELGGKRLFLHAYALKVPLPDGGELSLEAPVDEVWARTLERLGE; encoded by the coding sequence ATGACCAATACCCCCTCCCAGACCTCAGGTGTGCAAATACTCGAGGTCGCGCCGGAACTTGCCGGCCAGCGCATCGACAACTTTCTTCGCAACCAGCTCAAAGGCGTGCCCAAGACCCTGATTTACCGCATCTTGCGTAAGGGCGAGGTGCGGGTGAACAAGGGGCGGATCAAGCCTGAGTACAAGCTGCAGGCTGGCGACTTGGTGCGCGTGCCTCCGCTGCGGCTGGCTGAACGCGATGAGCCGGAGCCGCTGGCTCAAGGGCTGCTCGAAAGACTGGAAAAAGCCATCGTTCATGAGGACAAGGTGCTCATCGTGCTGAACAAGCCTGCCGGTATAGCGGTGCATGGCGGTAGCGGGCTCAGCTATGGCGTAATCGAAGCGCTGCGCCAGTTGCGCCCAGATGCCAAGGAGCTTGAGTTGGTGCATCGCCTGGATCGGGATACTTCAGGACTGCTGATGATCGCCAAGAAGCGCAGCATGTTGCGCCACCTGCATCAAGCGCTTCGTGGTGACGGCGTCGACAAGCGTTATATGGCGCTGGTGCGCGGTCGATGGGAAACGTCCAAAAAACAGGTCAACGCGCCGCTGCTAAAGAATACGCTGCGCTCCGGTGAGCGGATGGTCGAGGTGACCGAGGGCGGCAAAGAGGCGCTGACGCTGTTTCGCGTGCTTCGTCGATTCGGTGAGTTCGCAACCCTGGTTGAGGCAAAGCCGGTGACCGGACGCACCCATCAGATTCGTGTTCATGCACGTCACGCTGGACACAGCATTGCTGGGGACAGCAAGTACGGTGACGAAGAGTTCACGCGCGAGATTCGCGAGCTTGGCGGCAAGCGTTTGTTCCTCCATGCCTACGCGTTGAAGGTTCCGCTACCCGACGGTGGCGAGTTGTCGCTAGAGGCGCCAGTCGATGAAGTATGGGCGCGAACGCTGGAGCGTCTCGGTGAGTAA
- the fabD gene encoding ACP S-malonyltransferase: MSASLAFVFPGQGSQSLGMLAELGTRQSVIVDTFAEASSALGYDLWALAQSGPEEQLNQTDKTQPAILTASVAIWRLWQAEGGAQPAFLAGHSLGEYSALVAAGSLPFADAVKLVELRGQLMQQAVPAGQGAMAAILGLEDADVLAACAEAAQGEVVSAVNFNAPGQVVIAGNAAAVERAIEACKAKGAKRAMALPVSVPSHCDLMRPAAERFAASVEAVAWQAPQIPLVQNVSAAVVADLDALKRDLLAQLYSPVRWVESIVALGERGVTSLVECGPGKVLSGLNKRCVKGVNIYNLDTPEAFAAARAALV, translated from the coding sequence ATGTCCGCATCACTTGCTTTCGTCTTTCCCGGTCAGGGGTCGCAATCCCTTGGCATGCTGGCCGAGCTGGGTACTCGGCAGAGCGTGATCGTCGATACGTTTGCCGAAGCATCTTCGGCGCTGGGCTATGACCTATGGGCACTAGCTCAGAGCGGCCCAGAAGAGCAGCTCAATCAGACCGACAAGACCCAGCCGGCGATTCTCACCGCCTCCGTTGCAATCTGGCGTCTATGGCAGGCTGAAGGCGGCGCGCAGCCTGCCTTTCTTGCGGGACACAGTCTTGGTGAGTATTCGGCCTTGGTGGCTGCCGGCAGCCTTCCGTTCGCCGATGCAGTCAAGTTGGTCGAGTTGCGTGGCCAGTTGATGCAGCAGGCAGTGCCGGCAGGGCAGGGCGCGATGGCAGCCATTCTAGGACTGGAGGATGCCGATGTGCTGGCTGCCTGTGCCGAGGCGGCGCAGGGAGAGGTTGTCAGCGCGGTCAACTTCAACGCTCCTGGGCAGGTCGTGATCGCTGGTAATGCTGCAGCCGTGGAGCGAGCCATCGAAGCATGCAAGGCCAAGGGTGCCAAGCGTGCTATGGCTTTGCCGGTGAGCGTGCCGTCCCACTGCGATTTGATGCGACCTGCTGCCGAGCGCTTTGCTGCCTCGGTAGAGGCGGTCGCATGGCAGGCGCCACAGATTCCGCTGGTGCAGAATGTCAGCGCAGCAGTGGTTGCGGATCTGGATGCACTCAAGCGTGATCTGTTGGCGCAGCTTTACAGTCCGGTTCGCTGGGTCGAATCGATTGTTGCTCTGGGCGAGCGTGGCGTGACGTCTTTAGTCGAATGCGGTCCCGGAAAAGTCCTTTCAGGCCTTAACAAGCGCTGCGTCAAGGGCGTCAATATCTACAATCTCGATACCCCCGAGGCCTTTGCTGCCGCTCGAGCGGCGCTGGTTTGA